The Triplophysa dalaica isolate WHDGS20190420 chromosome 5, ASM1584641v1, whole genome shotgun sequence genome window below encodes:
- the ascl1a gene encoding achaete-scute homolog 1a isoform X2, whose product MERLEASQSIQLSPTDSQCSNKSASKQAKRQRSSSPELLRCKRRLNFAGFGYSLPQQQPHAVARRNERERNRVKLVNNGFATLREHVPNGAANKKMSKVETLRSAVEYIRALQQLLDEHDAVSAAFQSGVLSPNIPQNYSNDMNSMAGSPVSSYSSDEGSYDPLSPEEQELLDFTNWF is encoded by the exons ATGGaacgacttgagg CCTCGCAGAGCATCCAACTCAGTCCGACCGACAGCCAGTGCAGCAATAAATCTGCGTCAAAACAGGCGAAGAGGCAGCGCTCGTCTTCTCCGGAGCTGCTTCGATGCAAGAGGAGGCTTAACTTCGCGGGCTTTGGCTACAGCTTGCCCCAGCAGCAGCCACACGCTGTGGCAAGAAGGAACGAGAGAGAACGCAACCGAGTAAAACTGGTGAACAACGGCTTCGCCACGCTCCGCGAGCACGTTCCCAACGGCGCGGCGAACAAGAAGATGAGCAAAGTGGAAACCCTGCGCTCGGCCGTGGAGTACATCCGTGCGCTCCAGCAGCTCTTGGACGAGCATGACGCGGTGAGCGCAGCCTTCCAGTCGGGCGTCCTGTCACCCAACATCCCCCAGAACTACTCTAATGACATGAACTCTATGGCCGGTTCGCCGGTGTCATCGTATTCCTCAGATGAGGGTTCCTACGACCCCCTGAGTCCGGAGGAACAAGAGCTCCTGGACTTCACCAACTGGTTCTGA
- the ascl1a gene encoding achaete-scute homolog 1a isoform X1, with the protein MEISVNHQQFMPPACFFAAASQSIQLSPTDSQCSNKSASKQAKRQRSSSPELLRCKRRLNFAGFGYSLPQQQPHAVARRNERERNRVKLVNNGFATLREHVPNGAANKKMSKVETLRSAVEYIRALQQLLDEHDAVSAAFQSGVLSPNIPQNYSNDMNSMAGSPVSSYSSDEGSYDPLSPEEQELLDFTNWF; encoded by the coding sequence ATGGAAATAAGCGTAAACCACCAACAGTTCATGCCACCTGCCTGCTTTTTCGCCGCAGCCTCGCAGAGCATCCAACTCAGTCCGACCGACAGCCAGTGCAGCAATAAATCTGCGTCAAAACAGGCGAAGAGGCAGCGCTCGTCTTCTCCGGAGCTGCTTCGATGCAAGAGGAGGCTTAACTTCGCGGGCTTTGGCTACAGCTTGCCCCAGCAGCAGCCACACGCTGTGGCAAGAAGGAACGAGAGAGAACGCAACCGAGTAAAACTGGTGAACAACGGCTTCGCCACGCTCCGCGAGCACGTTCCCAACGGCGCGGCGAACAAGAAGATGAGCAAAGTGGAAACCCTGCGCTCGGCCGTGGAGTACATCCGTGCGCTCCAGCAGCTCTTGGACGAGCATGACGCGGTGAGCGCAGCCTTCCAGTCGGGCGTCCTGTCACCCAACATCCCCCAGAACTACTCTAATGACATGAACTCTATGGCCGGTTCGCCGGTGTCATCGTATTCCTCAGATGAGGGTTCCTACGACCCCCTGAGTCCGGAGGAACAAGAGCTCCTGGACTTCACCAACTGGTTCTGA